Proteins from a genomic interval of Leishmania infantum JPCM5 genome chromosome 11:
- the putative ABCA3 gene encoding ATP-binding cassette protein subfamily A, member 3, whose product MEPVTTAVHPLGGTEASNRSWYSPSKRRAGLGAMRRNELMSRTVNLSRLDMHMSSNLSLGASRTSTVSEKDTSTNSGGKGSPDDSDSFSDTDEVPARASFVDQLLAVVERSTRELWRRKLDLLLDITVPLIFVVVSIALWAIWGTQYNEEMTYVSTNLESGNIGAAGLRAPATYDFTCMRQPEGTPTLADFTRCKPMDYTTCDSVTGECKTQSIITFICDGDSSMLPLPEEYEICRVSYDWEELITAGLSYYWRWLSAVPTLDMLIGLQWTALSAYRYLLPFIAKTMAGLAANTRYSAILCSGHLYFVGERGVTSELIAYMNRTSGLFQYVTDFQVYSSVAEARSAARRGGRVWAIVELRQIGEAGLDLVLHMNNSALPSFATTYDDAYSGGVLFDTAELYMLSGFNTLQQLVSEFYLNTFHDAQMNMTQMMAATATPEYKRVPLMAQARQVLPLIFSLAFLYSVSQQTKRIVLEKELRIREAMQIMGLKQWTLYASELIVQMAIFVPTCVLCVVMLKLTYVTKSDPLILFLIFCLFALTTIPLSGMIAAFFSKSRLASLVAPVVYFILVIPMFAMTNAQGLIVTWFSVFSPTGFAAALNVFLLHESGSGCGAAEMMSSRDNPTLAVVLVMLAVDCCMYYALMLYLDAVLPKQWGTPKHPLFFIMEPVRWFSGPSARVLEGGADGRAENGVFEEITEGGADYAVCATGLRKEYSRGGKRFVAVNNLYWGMREGEISVLLGHNGAGKTTVLNMMTGMVSADAGDCYIYGSSVRNQLEKARQQIGYCPQHNILWGELTCRDHLEFFGRIKGLRGWELENAVCRMLHETDLLEKMDQPAKSLSGGQKRKLSIAVAFVGGSRLVFLDEPTAGLDVGARRQTWELLRRMSHSCTLLLTTHFMDEADLLGQRIGIMSQGRLKCSGSSLFLKSRLGVGYNIVISVDPELDLDAVDEVVLGTVDGAELLGRNGCEVSYQLPVQSVSQFPALLNEIDSVEADGIRGYSLAATTLEEVFLKVSEEDISGRSEAAAQEGVELIWNCEVAPSALWLQFRAMIAKRFWSALRDRKMQCFQIVCPVVCILIAMLLNLVRYRDPQSLTYNYSMFANRPTSVLDTSFCDAMWGGAPTGAVDYEVNETHLTGAQALSDYLLDTWYVHDMPRYGAVSCIDRNVTALLRFADEWRGTNVNVFLYNSSSHHQAGLNLATYYDLFIKSFLGRDSAFMRYKVELFNEPASQSQLGFIFIGALVMIPFTFLPANPVAWVVKERQCGSRHLQDLCGLSFFVYWTANYTFDMLAYFVTTLLCILIFCIFSRQDFVGPDRAGGTFMLLMVYGLTSTAGAYALSFLFKEHSSAQTIVMGVGFVAGFLLLMLVYVLALDPGNVDTSDKMRWEFRLIPSYCIGEGLIGLLMLDSKLAMGTATSAWDMDQLGWPLLYMAVELPAFWLIVLCVDHPAVRRCLQRLRYNRDAEPIIPSDEDSDVEDEREAVYEAGQMGDTTSDVVRVVNLQKRYGNGNIAVKGITFSIFPGEVFGFLGTNGAGKTTTISMLCQQFLPTGGSAYVCGYDIVEQSKEALQCIGYCPQFDATLDLLTVEEQLELYAGIRGIVRAEWPALVDALCTLCELTMYRKTVTSALSGGNRRKLSVAIALVGGPQVVFLDEPSAGMDPVARRGMWTAIQRAAGHCSVVLTTHHLEEVEALADIVAIMVRGYVRCVGDKVHLKNKFGSAFEVSVRLASAQHAELFASFMQAAFPDAVRSEGEGRRLVYQLPRDRGFGDVFQTFQANKEQLHITDYSVSQTSIEQIFMKVRALAMNLR is encoded by the coding sequence ATGGAGCCGGTGACCACCGCCGTGCACCCGCTTGGCGGCACCGAGGCGTCTAATCGTAGCTGGTACTCACCCTcgaagcggcgcgccggcTTGGGCGCGATGCGTCGCAACGAGCTGATGAGCCGAACTGTGAACCTTAGCAGATTAGACATGCATATGTCTAGTAATCTCTCATTGGGGGCCAGTAGGACGAGCACTGTGTCAGAGAAGGACACCTCCACGAACAGCGGCGGTAAGGGGTCCCCAGATGACAGCGACAGCTTCAGTGATACCGATGAGGTgcccgcgcgcgcctctttCGTGGACCAGCTGCTCGCTGTAGTAGAACGCTCGACGCGAGAGCTCTGGCGGCGTAAGTTGGACCTGCTTTTAGACATCACCGTGCCACTGATCTTCGTGGTCGTGTCCATTGCGTTGTGGGCCATCTGGGGCACGCAGTACAACGAGGAGATGACTTACGTTTCCACGAATCTGGAGTCTGGCAACATCGGTGCGGCCGGTCTTCGTGCACCGGCTACCTACGACTTCACGTGCATGAGGCAGCCAGAAGGGACGCCAACGTTGGCTGACTTCACACGCTGCAAGCCCATGGACTACACCACCTGCGATTCTGTCACGGGGGAGTGCAAGACGCAGAGCATCATCACCTTCATCTGCGATGGCGACTCGAGCATGCTTCCGCTGCCGGAGGAATACGAGATATGCCGTGTATCGTACGACTGGGAGGAGCTCATCACTGCAGGTTTAAGCTACTACTGGCGATGGCTGTCAGCTGTCCCCACCCTCGACATGCTCATAGGTCTCCAGTGGACGGCTCTGTCTGCGTACCGCTATCTACTCCCTTTCATCGCGAAAACGATGGCCGGGCTCGCCGCCAACACACGCTACAGTGCGATTCTGTGCAGCGGCCATTTGTACTTCGTAGGTGAGCGTGGCGTGACCTCGGAGCTAATTGCGTACATGAACAGGACCTCTGGGCTATTTCAATACGTGACGGACTTTCAGGTGtacagcagcgtcgcggaggctcgcagcgctgcgaggCGCGGTGGCCGTGTATGGGCGATCgtggagctgcggcagatCGGCGAGGCGGGGCTGGATCTTGTGCTGCATATGAACAACTCCGCCCTGCCGTCGTTTGCCACCACGTACGACGACGCGTACAGCGGCGGGGTGCTGTTTGACACGGCGGAGCTGTACATGCTATCCGGCTTCAACACGCTACAGCAGCTGGTGTCGGAGTTCTACCTGAACACATTCCACGACGCGCAGATGAACATGACGCAGATGATGGCGGCCACGGCCACTCCAGAGTACAAGCGCGTGCCGCTGATGGCGCAGGCGCGACAGGTACTACCGCTCATCTTCTCCCTTGCCTTTCTGTACAGCGTGTCGCAGCAGACGAAGCGCAtcgtgctggagaaggagctgcggATCCGCGAGGCCATGCAGATCATGGGGCTGAAGCAGTGGACGCTCTACGCGAGCGAGCTCATTGTGCAGATGGCGATATTTGTGCCGACGTGCGTGCTGTGCGTGGTGATGCTGAAGCTGACGTACGTGACGAAGAGCGACCCGCTGATTCTGTTCCTCATCTTCTGCCTCTTCGCCCTCACGACGATCCCGCTGTCCGGCATGATCGCTGCTTTCTTCAGCAAGTCGCGCCTGGCGTCGCTGGTAGCGCCGGTGGTGTACTTTATCCTTGTGATCCCGATGTTCGCCATGACCAACGCGCAGGGCTTGATCGTGACGTGGTTCTCTGTGTTCTCGCCGACGGGGTttgctgcggcgctgaaTGTGTTCCTACTGCACGAGTCTGGGAGcgggtgcggcgcggcggagatGATGTCGAGTCGCGACAACCCGACGCTGGCAGTTGTGCTTGTGATGCTGGCGGTGGACTGCTGCATGTACTACGCGCTGATGCTGTACCTGGACGCGGTCCTGCCGAAGCAGTGGGGTACGCCCAAGCACCCGCTCTTCTTCATCATGGAGCCGGTGCGGTGGTTTTCTGGaccgagcgcgcgcgtgctggagggcggcgccgacgggcGCGCCGAGAACGGCGTGTTCGAGGAGATCACagaaggcggcgccgactACGCCGTTTGCGCCACTGGGCTGCGCAAGGAGTactcgcgcggcggcaagagGTTCGTTGCGGTGAACAACCTGTACTGGGGGATGCGCGAGGGCGAGATCTCTGTGCTGCTGGGGCacaacggcgccggcaagACGACGGTGCTGAACATGATGACGGGGATGGTATCGGCGGACGCGGGCGACTGCTACATTTACGGCAGCTCTGTCCGCAACCAGCTAGAGAAGGCGCGCCAGCAGATCGGATACTGCCCGCAGCACAACATCCTATGGGGCGAGCTGACGTGCCGCGACCACCTGGAGTTCTTTGGGCGTATTAAGGGGTTGCGCGGGTGGGAGCTGGAGAATGCCGTGTGCCGGATGCTGCACGAGACGGACCTGCTGGAGAAGATGGACCAGCCGGCGAAGAGCCTGTCTGGCGGGCAGAAGCGCAAGCTGTCGATCGCGGTCGCGTTTGTTGGCGGCAGCCGTCTTGTGTTTCTCGACGAGCCGACTGCCGGGCTGGACGTtggcgcgcggcggcagacgtgggagctgctgcggcgcatgTCGCATTCatgcacgctgctgctgacgacgcacttcatggacgaggcggacCTGCTGGGACAGCGAATCGGGATCATGAGCCAGGGGCGACTGAAGTGCTCGGGCAGCAGCCTTTTCCTGAAGTCGCGGCTGGGTGTCGGCTACAACATCGTCATTTCCGTTGATCCCGAGCTAGATCTCGATGCTGTGGATGAAGTGGTGCTTGGAACGGTggatggcgcggagctgcttgGGCGGAACGGGTGTGAGGTATCGTACCAGCTACCTGTGCAGAGCGTGAGCCAGTtcccggcgctgctgaacgAGATAGACTCCGTGGAGGCGGACGGCATCCGCGGCTACTCGCTggctgcgacgacgctggaggaggtgttCTTGAAGGTTTCGGAGGAGGACATCTCGGGCCGTAGCGAGGCTGCAGCGCAGGAGGGCGTGGAGCTAATCTGGAACTGCGAGGtggcgccgtcagcgctATGGCTGCAGTTCCGTGCGATGATCGCGAAGCGGTTCTGGAGCGCGCTGCGGGACCGGAAGATGCAGTGCTTCCAGATTGTGTGCCCGGTTGTGTGCATCCTGATCGCCATGCTGCTGAACCTCGTGCGGTACCGAGACCCTCAGTCGCTTACGTACAACTACTCGATGTTCGCGAACCGACCGACTTCTGTGCTGGACACATCGTTCTGCGACGCGATGTGGGGTGGCGCTCCGACGGGCGCGGTGGACTACGAGGTGAACGAGACTCACTTGACgggtgcgcaggcgctgtcGGACTACCTGCTGGATACGTGGTACGTGCACGACATGCCGCGCTACGGCGCTGTGTCGTGCATTGATCGGAacgtgacggcgctgctgagatTTGCGGATGAGTGGCGCGGCACCAACGTGAACGTGTTCCTGTACAACTCCTCCTCGCACCATCAGGCTGGGCTGAACCTCGCAACGTACTACGACCTGTTCATCAAGTCCTTCCTCGGCCGCGACAGCGCGTTCATGCGGTACAAGGTGGAGCTGTTCAACGAGCCTGCGAGCCAGTCGCAGCTGGGCTTCATCTTCATTGGCGCCCTGGTGATGATCCCGTTCACGTTCCTGCCGGCGAACCCTGTTGCGTGGGTGGTGAAGGAGCGGCAGTGCGGGTCGCGGCACCTGCAGGACCTGTGCGGGCTGAGCTTCTTCGTGTACTGGACGGCCAACTATACATTCGACATGCTGGCCTACTTTGtcacgacgctgctgtgcatcCTCATCTTCTGTATCTTCAGCCGGCAGGATTTCGTCGGGCCGGACCGTGCTGGCGGCACGTTTATGCTGCTCATGGTCTACGGGCTCAcgagcaccgctggcgcgTACGCGCTGAGCTTCCTGTTCAAGGAGCACTCGTCTGCGCAGACGATCGTGATGGGTGTCGGCTTTGTTGCCGGGTTCCTTCTGTTGATGCTGGTGTACGTGCTGGCGCTGGATCCAGGCAACGTGGACACGTCAGACAAGATGCGGTGGGAATTCCGGTTGATCCCGTCGTACTGCATCGGCGAGGGGCTCATcgggctgctgatgctggaCAGCAAGCTGGCCATGGGCACCGCAACCAGTGCTTGGGACATGGACCAGCTTgggtggccgctgctgtaCATGGCAGTGGAGCTCCCTGCGTTCTGGCTGATCGTTCTGTGCGTGGACCACCCGGCGGTGAGGCGGtgcctgcagcggctgcgctaCAACCGCGACGCGGAGCCAATCATCCCGAGCGACGAGGACTCGGACGTGGAGGACGAGCGCGAGGCTGTGTACGAGGCGGGGCAGATGGGCGACACGACGAGCGACGTTGTGCGAGTGGTGAACCTGCAGAAGCGGTACGGGAACGGTAACATTGCTGTGAAGGGCATCACGTTCTCGATCTTCCCCGGGGAGGTGTTCGGCTTTCTCGGCACGAACGGTGCTggcaagacgacgacgatttCGATGCTGTGCCAGCAGTTCCTGCCgacgggcggcagcgcgtacgtgtgcggGTACGACATCGTTGAGCAGagcaaggaggcgctgcagtgcaTCGGGTACTGCCCGCAGTTCGACGCGACGCTGGACCTGCTCActgtggaggagcagctggagctgTACGCTGGGATCCGCGGGATCGTGCGTGCGGAGTGGCCTGCGCTCGTGGACGCGCTGTGCACGCTGTGCGAGCTAACGATGTACCGCAAGACGGTGACGAGTGCGCTCTCCGGTGGCAACCGGCGCAAGCTGTCTGTGGCGATAGCGCTGGTGGGCGGTCCGCAGGTGGTCTTCCTGGACGAGCCGTCGGCCGGCATGGACCCTGTGGCGCGACGCGGGATGTGGACTGCGATCCAGCGCGCCGCGGGGCACTGCTCCGTTGTGCTGACGACGCACCacctggaggaggtggaggcgctcgCGGACATTGTGGCGATCATGGTGCGCGGGTACGTGCGGTGCGTCGGCGACAAGGTGCACCTGAAGAACAAGTTCGGCAGCGCCTTCGAGGTGAGCGTGCGGCtcgcgtcggcgcagcacgcggagCTCTTTGCGTCGTTCATGCAGGCGGCGTTCCCCGACGCTGTGCGGAGCGAAGGCGAGGGTCGGCGGCTCGTGTACCAGCTGCCGCGCGATCGCGGCTTCGGCGACGTGTTCCAGACGTTCCAGGCGAacaaggagcagctgcacatcACGGACTACAGCGTGTCGCAGACGTCCATTGAACAGATCTTTATGAAGGTTCGGGCACTTGCGATGAATTTACGCTAG